The Thalassospira sp. TSL5-1 genome contains the following window.
AGTGATCAGGTGACGATCATTTCCCGCCACCAGATTGCCCAGGAAGAAAAATATGGCGAGTTGAAGCGCCTGCCCATCACCCTTTCCGATACCGAACGACCCATTGGGTTTACGACGCGTAAGGGGTGGTCGCCGACCGCGATTCAGAAGGATTTTCTGGCGCGTTTGACTGACATTGGCAAACGCGCCAACGAGATTTGGTAAGAGGTGTGCCAGGTGGATGCCGAATGGGATGCCTATTCAAAAATGCGAAGGGCGGTGCACAGACATTCACCGCCCGATTGTTTTTTTTGAGGGGTTTTGCGCTTATTTCTTCAGGGCATTCAGGATCATATCGGCACGGTCCTGATAGTCCAGGTCACCGGCATCAAGCTTGAGATTGCCAATGCGGCGCTGCCATTGCACGGTTGCACTTGCCATTTCGTTATCCAGGCCCAGTTCATGCACGGTCAGGGCGACTTCTTCCATTTCGGCGGCACGGCGGATGCCATGTGTCATGGACCGTTCCAGCATGTAACCGGCCTTGGCGGGGAAATCAAAACCGGGATAGGTTTTATCAAGCGATGCCAGAACGGCTTCTTCCACCCCGGCCTTGCGCCCGGCCAGCACACATTCGGCAAACAGGGCTTCCAGGCCCTTCATCATGATCGATCGGATCATTTTGATCGATGAGCCTGCACCAATATCGCCTTCGACAATGGCGGGGGCCATATTCAGGGTTTGCAAATATTCCAGCCCGGCCTGCGCATGAGGACCCGAAAGCAAAAGCGGGGTTTTGTGCATTTTCGGGTACACCGGTGCCATCACCGCAACATCAACATAACGTCCGCCTGCTGCCTCGATCTTTTCGGCGTTACGGCGTTTGGTGCCAGGTGCACAGGAATTGCAATCAAAGAAAAACACCCCTTTGGGGAAATTCTCGGCAGCAGTTTGGGCGACGATGGCGGCCTGATCGGCCGTGACCAGCGAGAAAATGGCGGGTACATCTGTTATGGCTGTGGCAGTACTGGCGGTACCCAGAACATTCAGGTTTTGGTAATCGGCATTTTTGCCATCGCGAATGGCACTATCGGGATCATTGGTCTTGATGTCGAAAGCCTTGATCGTCTCGGGCCGGTTTGTGGCCCAGCCTTTGACAAAGGCCATTGCGGCTTCACCAAAACCCAAAAAGGCAACTGCCTGCTGGTCAATCGTCATGGTCGTATGTCCTTAGAGTGGGGCAAGAGTGTGGGGCGGAGGGGCATTATGTGTATATTCTGCCGGGTGACACCCTGAATTTTGCGGGAAAGTGGCTGGCTGGCAGTTTGTAGGGCGTGTGGCTGGTTAGGGCAGGGGCAGGTCCAGAAGCCAGCTAAAGCCGAAAAAGCCGATGACGAAAACGCAGACCCCGGTGATAAGCGCTGTGCGCCAGGCGGTAAAACCATCGAGCAGGACCACGCCAATTGCGGCAAAAAGGGCCAGTGTCAGCGCCATGCCAATGAGGGGCGAAAGGATGGAAGCCAGTACAACAAGCCCGATAAAGGCGAGAAGTACCGGTGAAATGCTACCCTTTTTCGCATCCGTTCGACGGCAGGCCTGAACCAGATACAGCACAGTCAGGACCAGCCCGAACAGGGCAATTGCCACGGGCAATTGTGCCGGACCAACGTCATCGGGCAGGGGGCTTTTGGGCAATGCAAGTGCCAGGTAAAGATAACCGGCATTGAAAACCAGAAAACCGGCGGCAACGAGGATTTCATAAAATCGAGTCATAACAGCACCGTGGCTAGGCTGCGGCCCGAAGGCCGCAGCGCGGATCTATGCTTAGTTAAAACCGGCCTCTTTAAGGAAGGCGGACTGGGTATCAAGCTGCTTTTGGGCAAGATCACGGAAAGCACCGTCCTTGATGGCAAGGTCTTCCTGCTTTTGCTGCTTCATGAAGGTTTTCCATTCATCGCTGGCCTGCACCTTGTCCAGTGCTGCCTGGATGCTGGCAACGATATCATCGGGCGTACCTGCTTTGACCGACACACCGCGCCAGACCATGCCATCAAGGTCAATACCCTGTTCCTTGAAGGTCGGGACATCGGGGAAGTAGCTGGAGCGTTCATCGGTTGAAATGCCCAAAAGGCGAATATCGCCGCTTTCCACCTGGGACAGGCCGCTGGAAGGGGTCATCATGGCGGCATCGAGGTGATCCCCCATCAGGGCGAGCGCCACCTTGCCCGACGCATCATAGGGGATCCAGCCTGCTTCAAAATCCTCGGCGCGCATGAACTGGTAAAGCATATATTGGTGGAAACCGCCGGTGCCATAACCGCCAACACGAAGGCCCTTCGGGTCTTTTTTCATCGCATTGACAAAGTCCATTGCCGAATTCAGCTTGGAATCCTTGTGAACGGCAAGGGCAGAGGGTTCGCCCTGCATGGCGCGAACAAAGCGCAGGTCGTCGAGCTTATAGGGCATCAGGTTGCGCGCGATGCTAAAGGTCAGTGTGCTGGTATGGACCAGAATGTTATAGCCATCGGCAGGCTGGTTCAGCACATAGGACATCCCGACCGACCCGCTGCCACCCGGACGGTTGACCACCTTGGTTTCCCAGCCTGCCTGTTCATCCAGCAGTTTGGAAAGTTCGCGGCCATAGGTATCAAGCGCGCCACCTGCACCGGCCCAGACAACCAGATTAACCCGGTGTTCGGGGAAATCGGCGGCATTGGCGATGCTGGCGGTGCCCAGTAGGGCACCAAAAACGGCGGTGGAGAGTATCTTGGACAATTTTGAAGACATATTTTCTTCCTCCCGGTTTTTTGTTCTAGGCAGACTGGTTGGCGTTTGTCTGACGCCGTGATTTGATTTTGCCCCAAATGGGCAGCAGCAGGCTGATGGCACTGAGCACAAGAAACAGCAGGCTGAGCGGCGAGGTGACAAAGATCGCGTAATCGCCATGGGATGTGACAAGCGCGGTGCGATAGTTGGTTTCGATCAGATAGCCCAGCACCATTGAAAGAATGATCGGGGCCATCGGGATTTTGAATTTTTTGAGGATGTAACCCAAAATGCCAAAGCCGATGGTCATATAGACGTCAAACATCAGGTTGCGCAGGGCAAACGCACCCAGCATCGCCATGCAGGCAATGCCGACGGCAATGACCGAATTGGACAGGCGCAAGACCCAGCCCCATACCGGCAGCAACAGCGAGCCGACGAAAAACAGGGCAATGGATGTCATGGCAAGGCCCCACAGCACCGTATTGACCAATACTGGTTCGCTGGCAAAAAGCTCCGGCCCCGGACGCAGACCATGCAGGATCAGTGCACCAACAAGGACCGCTGTGGTCGGTGATCCTGGCACACCCAGTGCCATCAGCGGGATCATGGCCCCGCCAACGGTGGCATTGTTGGCCGATTCAGGGGCGGCAACACCTTCGGGCGCGCCTTTGCCAAATTCATCAGGGGTTTTGGACCGGCGCCGGGAAAAATCATAGGATACCCAGCAGGCAATATTGCCACCCACACCGGGCAGAATGCCCAGAAGTGTCCCAATAACGGAACCCGAGACAATGGTGCTGCCCAGCTTGCGCCACTGTGCCAGCGACAATAGGGCAAACTGTACCTTCGGCGTTATGCTGTGCGCCTGGGATTTGCCGCCTTCGGCCAGACTGATGGCTTCCGATACCGCAAACAGGCCAATCAGGGCGGTCAGGAACGGGATGCCTTCAAACAGTTCGGGCACACCAAAGGTAAAGCGGGGCACGCCAGATATTGGATCAATGCCAATCGTGGCAATGGCCAGCCCAAAGGCCCCGGCAATCAGGCCTTTTACCAGCGACCCGCTGGAAAGCGAGGCAACGGATGTGAGGCCAAATAAACCGACGGAAAAATAGGCCGCCGGGCCAAATTCCAGCGCCACCGATGCCAGCGGTTTTGCCAGCACCAAAAGGGCAAAGGCCCCGACCAGACCACCAACACAGGAGGCGTTAAGGGATACGGCCAGGGCCTGGTTGGCTTCACCCTTGCGGGTCATGGCGTAACCGTCAATTGCGGTGGCGGCGGCTGCCGCCGTGCCCGGTGTTGACAGCAAAATCGCGCTGACCGACCCGCCATATTCCGCCGCCATATATAGGGCAACCAGCAATAACATGCTTAGTTCCGGCGGCATGTTGTAGGTAAACGGGATCAGCAGGGTAATGCCGATAGATGGACCAAGGCCGGGCAAAGCCCCAACGACAACCCCCACCAGTGTGCCAGCAATCAGGCAGGCCAGGCCGGAAAAACTGAAAATGACAGCAAAGGCATCCATAAGGCTGGTCATGAATGGCTCCGGCATTTGGGGGCGGCAGGGCAGGCGAAGTGGCGCGAAGACAGGGCCTGTTGGTGGGGCATTTTGTGGGGCGCGACCGCAGGCGCCGAAACATTCATGCCGGTGACGGCGAATTCGGTCATGACCTTGTTCCTGATTGGCAACCCATACCCGGTGCAAATGATGGCGGTGGGCATAAGTTTTTCGTTTCCGTTTGGCAGCGATTTGCAATTTTCTGGTGGCGGTGAATGGTCGTGCCGCTGTGATAGCAGCGACGATACACCCCTTGATATCGCTTGTTTACTGCCGTTTTTTGGTTTGTTTATAGGTCTGGTTTGCCTCAATGGCGTCTAAACTGCTAATAGAATGTGTGGTGATTGGTATAAGAAAATTCTAAGAAATTTTCTTTTGTCGCCGTTCTGCTACGGGCGCCGCAGGCATAAAAGGGCCTGTTTTAAAGGGGTTGCGCGTGCATGGTGCGGGAAGGGTGGCATTGGGGCATTGCATTTTCATTGCGTGCGCCGGTTTGAAATGCACCTGTATCCGATGGGAAGTTGCAAAAGAAAAGGCAGAAGGTCGGGGTGGGATCGACCTTCTGCCTGATCTTTTTTGCGCCAGTAAAGGCTGCATATCAAACTGTCTGCGGTGTATCGCCAAGGCGGGAAGCGGGCTTTCTGCAGCAGTTACGCACCCGCCGGGAGGAGGCCCGGGTCACGTTTGCGCGGAAATACCTGTTCACAGCCCGATGACGGGTGCCGCAAGACGCGCGAGACATAACAGGCGGCTAGGCCTTCGGCTATGCGCGTTTGGCGTGCCCCCTGTTCTTGGTTCGCGAATGCTCCGTCAACTTACCCAGCGTTATGTGATCACCCGGATGGGGGCGTTATTCAGCCAGGCCAAAACCGCCTCGACCGTTTGCCCATAAAAGACCTGCCATGTATGGCGGGTAACATACCCCAGATGCGGGGTCAGTAGCAGGTTTTTGCACGCCCGTAACGGGTGGTCGGCAGGCAGCGGTTCCTGATCATACACATCAATGCCCGCCCCGGCGATGGTGCCATTATTGGCGGCTTTAATCAGGTCGGGGACATTCACAATCGGCCCGCGCGATGTGTTGATCAAAAAGGCGGTTGGTTTCATTTTGGCGAAATCGCGCGCGCTGATCAGGTTTGCCGTGCGATCCGACAGGCGCTGATGAATGGTGATAAAATCACTGTTTGAAAGCAAATCATCCTTGCGGGCATAGGTCACACCCAGGTCGGCACAGCGGGCCTCGGTCAGGTTTTCCGACCAGGCAATAACCTTCATGTCAAAGGCCTGGGCGATTTGTGCCACCTTGCCGCCCAGTCTCCCCAGCCCGATAACACCCAATGTTGACCCCGCCAGATCCTGCCCCAGGCCAATTTGCCAGCCCCCCTGCTTCATGGAGGTATTTTCCGGCACAATCCCGCGCGCCAGACCCAGCATCAGGGCAAAGGTCAGTTCCGGCGTGGCAGTGGAGGGGGATTCCGTGCCGCACACGGTGATATTGTTGCGGGCAGCCCCAGCCATATTAATGGCATCATTGCGCTTGCCGGTGGTGACAATCAGTTTCAGGTTGGAGAGCCGATCCAGCAACGATCCGGGAAGCGGTGTGCGTTCGCGCATGATGCACAACACATCAAACGGGGCCAGACGGGCCGCTAGATCATCCTCGTTGCCGATTGTGTCGTGAAAAACACTGATTTCCGCCTGCTTTTGCAGTTCCGACCAGTCGGCCGATTGCAGGGCAAGGTTCTGATAGTCATCAAGAATGGCGATTTTCATGGCTGATCCGCTGTATGGATTTTTTGTGATGGACGTTCCTGTTCCCATGAACTGATGAAATCGCGCCTTTGTCACGCTTTTTTGCAATCTGCGATTTCATATTTGCGGGCTCCGGCACTGAGAAAATGCCGGAGCCCGTGATGTCCTGCGCGATTACAGGTTATCGGCGATTTCCTGCATCCAGATGGCAACCGCAACCGCCCCGCCGTCGGGCACACCAACGGCGCGATCACCAAGGTAACTCGCCCGGCCCAGTTCCGGTGTCATTTCAGCTGTGCTTTCCGCCCCCTTGCGGGCGGCATCGCAGGCCGCCTGCCAGGCTTCCTTGGCGGGTTTGTTTGCCTTTGCCGCCGCGTTAAAGGCCTTTGCGGCGGGCAACAGCGCATCAAGCATGGTGCGGTCGCCTTCCTTCGCACCCCCCAGTTCGGCAATGGCATTTGCGCCCGTTTCAAAGGCATCGGCCCATTGGGCGGCGGTGGGGGTGGCTTCGTCCTGCAAATGCCGCCCGGCGCGGATCAGGGCATTGGCGTAAAACGGGCCGGAACTGCCCGCAATTGCCTTGCGCAGCGCGTTGCCGGTGGCAATCAGGGCGGTGGCCGGTGTGGCCCAGGCTTTGGTTGGCAAATCCAGTATGGCCTCTGCCCCGCGTTCCAGGCTGGCACCCAAATCGCCATCCCCGGCCTTGGTATCCAGATCAGTCAGGTGGGGTTCTTCGGCCTTCAGTTTATTGGCAACGGCATGGGCGATGGTTTTAATCTGTTCTGCCAGCGGCCCAGCCTCGGGATAATCGATCTCATCACTGCTGCCTTTGGGATCGGCGATTTCCTGGCGTTTTTGGCTGACACGCCCCGCGCCGGGCCAGGCGCTGGCGGATGTTTTGGCATCAAGAAGCTCTGCCCGTTCATCATCAAGTTTCAAAAGCGAGAGCGAACAGCCCGGCATATCAAGTGCGCTCAGCAATGTGCCACACCACACCCGCTCCACGGTGATATCATTGGCACGTAAATAGTTAATCGCCCCGCGCGCCATAATCGCAAGTTCGAGTGCGGATGTTGCCCCCAACCCATTCACCAGCAGGGCCACCCGGTCTGACTTGGCAATCTTGCGATCCTTGATAATGGTTTTCAGGATGGTTTCGCATAGTTCGTCCGCCGATGCGATTTTGCGGCGTTCAACACCTTTTTCGCCGTGAATGCCAAGACCCAGTTCAATTTCGTCTTTATCAAGCGAAAAACCGGCTTCCTTGGCACCGGGCAGGGTGCAGGCCCCCAGCGCAACCCCCATTGAACCAAGCGCACCTGCGGCCTTGCGGGCAATGTCGGCAACTTCGGCAAGGGGCTTGCCCGCAGCGGCCGCTGCCCCGGCGATTTTATGGATCAGCACGGTCCCGGCAATGCCCCGGCGGCGCTCCTCGCTGACGGTTTGATGCAGCGAAACGTCATCGGCCACCACAACAA
Protein-coding sequences here:
- a CDS encoding NAD(P)-dependent oxidoreductase, producing the protein MTIDQQAVAFLGFGEAAMAFVKGWATNRPETIKAFDIKTNDPDSAIRDGKNADYQNLNVLGTASTATAITDVPAIFSLVTADQAAIVAQTAAENFPKGVFFFDCNSCAPGTKRRNAEKIEAAGGRYVDVAVMAPVYPKMHKTPLLLSGPHAQAGLEYLQTLNMAPAIVEGDIGAGSSIKMIRSIMMKGLEALFAECVLAGRKAGVEEAVLASLDKTYPGFDFPAKAGYMLERSMTHGIRRAAEMEEVALTVHELGLDNEMASATVQWQRRIGNLKLDAGDLDYQDRADMILNALKK
- a CDS encoding tripartite tricarboxylate transporter TctB family protein, with the translated sequence MTRFYEILVAAGFLVFNAGYLYLALALPKSPLPDDVGPAQLPVAIALFGLVLTVLYLVQACRRTDAKKGSISPVLLAFIGLVVLASILSPLIGMALTLALFAAIGVVLLDGFTAWRTALITGVCVFVIGFFGFSWLLDLPLP
- a CDS encoding tripartite tricarboxylate transporter substrate binding protein, giving the protein MSSKLSKILSTAVFGALLGTASIANAADFPEHRVNLVVWAGAGGALDTYGRELSKLLDEQAGWETKVVNRPGGSGSVGMSYVLNQPADGYNILVHTSTLTFSIARNLMPYKLDDLRFVRAMQGEPSALAVHKDSKLNSAMDFVNAMKKDPKGLRVGGYGTGGFHQYMLYQFMRAEDFEAGWIPYDASGKVALALMGDHLDAAMMTPSSGLSQVESGDIRLLGISTDERSSYFPDVPTFKEQGIDLDGMVWRGVSVKAGTPDDIVASIQAALDKVQASDEWKTFMKQQKQEDLAIKDGAFRDLAQKQLDTQSAFLKEAGFN
- a CDS encoding tripartite tricarboxylate transporter permease produces the protein MTSLMDAFAVIFSFSGLACLIAGTLVGVVVGALPGLGPSIGITLLIPFTYNMPPELSMLLLVALYMAAEYGGSVSAILLSTPGTAAAAATAIDGYAMTRKGEANQALAVSLNASCVGGLVGAFALLVLAKPLASVALEFGPAAYFSVGLFGLTSVASLSSGSLVKGLIAGAFGLAIATIGIDPISGVPRFTFGVPELFEGIPFLTALIGLFAVSEAISLAEGGKSQAHSITPKVQFALLSLAQWRKLGSTIVSGSVIGTLLGILPGVGGNIACWVSYDFSRRRSKTPDEFGKGAPEGVAAPESANNATVGGAMIPLMALGVPGSPTTAVLVGALILHGLRPGPELFASEPVLVNTVLWGLAMTSIALFFVGSLLLPVWGWVLRLSNSVIAVGIACMAMLGAFALRNLMFDVYMTIGFGILGYILKKFKIPMAPIILSMVLGYLIETNYRTALVTSHGDYAIFVTSPLSLLFLVLSAISLLLPIWGKIKSRRQTNANQSA
- a CDS encoding D-2-hydroxyacid dehydrogenase family protein, which codes for MKIAILDDYQNLALQSADWSELQKQAEISVFHDTIGNEDDLAARLAPFDVLCIMRERTPLPGSLLDRLSNLKLIVTTGKRNDAINMAGAARNNITVCGTESPSTATPELTFALMLGLARGIVPENTSMKQGGWQIGLGQDLAGSTLGVIGLGRLGGKVAQIAQAFDMKVIAWSENLTEARCADLGVTYARKDDLLSNSDFITIHQRLSDRTANLISARDFAKMKPTAFLINTSRGPIVNVPDLIKAANNGTIAGAGIDVYDQEPLPADHPLRACKNLLLTPHLGYVTRHTWQVFYGQTVEAVLAWLNNAPIRVIT
- a CDS encoding dihydroxyacetone kinase family protein yields the protein MSKKLINNPKNVVREMLEGVVDSTEGLALLAHANVVLQADLPEPDKRPVAILSGGGSGHEPAHAGYVGKGMLSAAVAGDVFTSPSTDAVLHAIRACAGPAGAVLVVKNYTGDRLNFGLAAELAQTEGIPVEIVVVADDVSLHQTVSEERRRGIAGTVLIHKIAGAAAAAGKPLAEVADIARKAAGALGSMGVALGACTLPGAKEAGFSLDKDEIELGLGIHGEKGVERRKIASADELCETILKTIIKDRKIAKSDRVALLVNGLGATSALELAIMARGAINYLRANDITVERVWCGTLLSALDMPGCSLSLLKLDDERAELLDAKTSASAWPGAGRVSQKRQEIADPKGSSDEIDYPEAGPLAEQIKTIAHAVANKLKAEEPHLTDLDTKAGDGDLGASLERGAEAILDLPTKAWATPATALIATGNALRKAIAGSSGPFYANALIRAGRHLQDEATPTAAQWADAFETGANAIAELGGAKEGDRTMLDALLPAAKAFNAAAKANKPAKEAWQAACDAARKGAESTAEMTPELGRASYLGDRAVGVPDGGAVAVAIWMQEIADNL